From Mesomycoplasma dispar, a single genomic window includes:
- a CDS encoding S8 family serine peptidase, with protein MKLAKFKKIILLLMFWPSIFLIYHSFFINFNTKKYWYSSNFSNKIDIREPFAKQLSNSSKINDFDNQFELKLLLNPNFLSTEPNEISNFNLEFIKKIEKSRLKFKEAKSSKILPIVWFYFDTENDREFFVKNSIENSSISRYIVYKNEGDKKIKPLSWLRYYDELDSYNYYLPKTPIDKFKESLSKNIKIVNFEEQAKKDKSTYKTPQTKVGAIEVKDEFNYNFMSYFNSNNFHINDLGSTNKWNKPITTKDDEDEPLHSTLVSLILGSKLGIDTKSTSYLSIFTTNGEWQKAIEWMVETNNVRVINHSYGATGEDFYDYKEDAFFLDFLARKYGVINVFSAGNGAMERNNAEIVDHPWIDKKKLSLNSIVVGALDDNSEPWKIAKNKIAEYSNYKTDQKYYELAKPLVVAPGRIYNPVTNNFKDDFVNGTSFAAPIVTGLISTFLREKPNLDNDDNRLIALKAILSASAISPDHSDLTKKRNGYFEKYGSGTPDFKNMLKASENTYFIRDQKKSDQEIIFTSKPFWVNSNDKIKASLSWMFNAGLLKNKVAAPNKSNYVSWWWFLTPFTSIGLPVAGAAAILDAKSKMNQHKNDFDKWSETHINSERLKLEATKENQKGDFISDYDLYLQKLDSNNNWVDVSWSTSSKSNDELINFKAEKSGYYRLYVKKFKSVTFDNSVEDKLALSYLVNNEN; from the coding sequence ATGAAATTAGCAAAATTTAAAAAAATAATTTTATTATTGATGTTTTGACCATCAATTTTTTTAATATATCACTCTTTTTTTATAAATTTTAATACTAAAAAATATTGATATTCTTCAAATTTTAGTAATAAAATCGATATAAGAGAGCCTTTTGCAAAACAGTTAAGTAACTCGTCAAAAATTAATGATTTTGATAATCAATTCGAATTAAAACTATTGTTAAACCCTAATTTCTTGAGTACTGAACCTAATGAAATAAGTAATTTTAATCTTGAATTTATTAAAAAAATAGAAAAATCAAGATTAAAATTCAAAGAAGCTAAGAGCAGTAAAATATTGCCAATTGTATGGTTTTATTTTGATACCGAAAATGATAGAGAGTTTTTTGTAAAAAATTCAATAGAAAACTCGTCAATTAGTCGTTACATCGTATATAAAAATGAAGGAGATAAAAAAATAAAGCCTTTAAGTTGGCTTCGTTATTATGATGAACTAGATAGTTACAACTATTATTTGCCTAAAACCCCAATTGACAAGTTTAAAGAGTCATTATCAAAAAATATTAAGATTGTTAATTTTGAAGAACAGGCTAAAAAGGATAAGTCAACTTATAAAACACCACAAACAAAAGTTGGAGCAATTGAAGTTAAGGATGAATTTAACTATAATTTTATGAGTTATTTTAATTCTAATAACTTTCATATTAACGACTTGGGATCTACTAATAAGTGAAATAAACCAATCACAACAAAGGATGATGAAGACGAACCACTTCATTCAACTTTAGTATCATTAATATTAGGTAGTAAACTGGGCATTGATACCAAGTCAACTTCCTATTTGTCTATATTTACTACTAACGGCGAATGACAAAAAGCAATTGAATGAATGGTTGAAACCAATAATGTTAGGGTAATAAATCACAGTTATGGGGCCACAGGAGAAGATTTTTACGATTATAAAGAAGACGCCTTTTTTCTTGATTTTTTAGCAAGAAAATATGGTGTTATTAACGTTTTTTCAGCGGGTAACGGTGCAATGGAAAGAAATAATGCGGAAATTGTAGATCACCCTTGAATAGATAAAAAAAAATTATCTTTAAATTCTATAGTTGTTGGCGCACTTGATGATAATTCCGAGCCTTGAAAAATTGCCAAAAACAAAATTGCTGAGTATTCAAATTATAAAACTGACCAAAAATATTATGAATTGGCCAAACCTTTAGTCGTCGCTCCCGGACGGATTTATAATCCTGTTACTAATAATTTTAAGGATGATTTTGTTAACGGAACTAGTTTTGCGGCTCCTATTGTCACTGGTTTAATATCAACATTCCTAAGAGAAAAACCAAATTTAGATAATGATGATAATAGACTAATAGCATTAAAAGCGATTTTATCTGCTTCGGCAATTTCCCCAGATCATAGTGATTTAACTAAAAAGAGAAATGGTTATTTTGAAAAATATGGGTCAGGCACTCCCGATTTTAAAAATATGTTAAAAGCTAGTGAAAATACCTACTTTATTAGAGACCAAAAAAAATCAGACCAGGAAATAATTTTTACTAGCAAACCATTCTGAGTAAATTCAAACGACAAAATTAAAGCTTCTTTATCTTGAATGTTTAATGCTGGTCTTTTAAAAAATAAAGTAGCCGCACCTAACAAGAGCAACTACGTAAGTTGATGATGATTTTTAACACCTTTTACTTCGATTGGTTTACCAGTTGCAGGCGCCGCTGCTATTTTAGATGCAAAATCTAAGATGAACCAACATAAAAATGACTTTGACAAATGGTCAGAAACACATATTAATTCTGAACGTTTAAAGCTAGAAGCTACTAAAGAAAATCAAAAAGGCGATTTTATTTCAGATTATGATTTGTATTTGCAAAAACTTGATTCAAATAATAATTGAGTTGATGTTTCTTGGTCAACAAGCTCTAAAAGCAATGATGAATTAATCAATTTTAAAGCAGAAAAATCAGGCTACTACCGGCTTTATGTCAAAAAATTTAAATCTGTAACTTTTGATAATTCTGTTGAAGATAAATTAGCACTTTCTTATTTGGTTAATAATGAAAACTAA
- a CDS encoding S8 family serine peptidase: MKLAKLKKIILLLVFWPSIFLIYHSFLINFNTKKYWYASNFSNKVDIREPFAKQLSNSAKIDDFDNQFELKLLLNPNFLSTESKEISNFNLEFIKKIEKSRLKFKEAKTSKILPIVWFYFDTENDREFFVKNSIENSFISRYIVYKNEGDKKIKPLSWYRYNDELDGYNYYLPKTPIDKFKESLLKNIKIVNFEEQANKDKITYKSPQTKVGAIEVKNEFNFNYMGYFNSNNFHINDLGSIKKWNDVKDGKKEPYHSTLVSLILGSKLGIDTKSTSYLSIFTTNSQWQKAIEWMVETNNVRVINHSYGATGKDFYDYKENAFFLDFLARKYGVINVFSAGNGAREYSDEEYEDHPWIDDEKLSLNSIVVGALDDNSEPWKIAKNKIADYSNYKTGEQYNELAKPLVVAPGRIYNPVTNNFKDDFVNGTSFAAPIVTGLISTLLREKPNLDNDNNRVIALKAILSASAISPDHSDLTKKRNGYFEKYGSGTPDFKNMLKASENTYFIRDQKKSDQETIFTSKPFWVNSNDRIKASLSWMFNAGLLKNKVAAPNKSNYVSWWWFLTHFTSIGLPVAGAAAILDAKSKINQHKNDFDKWSETHINSERLKLKATKENQKGDFVSDYDLYLQKLDSNNNWVDVSWSTSIKSNDELIDFKAEKSGYYRLYIKKFKSVTFDNSVEDKLALSYLVNNEK; this comes from the coding sequence ATGAAATTAGCGAAATTAAAAAAAATAATTTTATTATTGGTGTTTTGACCATCAATTTTTTTAATATATCACTCTTTTCTTATAAATTTTAATACTAAAAAATATTGATATGCTTCAAATTTTAGTAATAAAGTCGATATAAGAGAGCCTTTTGCCAAACAGTTAAGCAACTCGGCAAAAATTGATGATTTTGATAATCAATTCGAATTAAAACTATTGTTAAACCCTAATTTCTTGAGTACTGAGTCTAAAGAAATAAGTAATTTTAATCTTGAATTTATTAAAAAAATAGAAAAATCAAGATTAAAATTCAAAGAAGCTAAGACCAGTAAAATATTACCAATTGTATGGTTTTATTTTGATACCGAGAATGATAGAGAGTTTTTTGTAAAAAATTCAATAGAAAACTCGTTCATTAGTCGTTACATCGTATATAAAAATGAAGGAGATAAAAAAATAAAGCCTTTAAGTTGGTATCGTTATAATGATGAACTAGATGGTTACAACTATTATTTACCTAAAACTCCAATTGACAAGTTTAAAGAATCGTTGTTAAAAAATATTAAGATTGTTAATTTTGAAGAACAGGCTAATAAGGATAAAATAACTTACAAATCACCACAAACAAAAGTTGGCGCAATCGAAGTTAAGAATGAATTTAACTTCAATTATATGGGTTATTTTAATTCTAATAACTTTCATATTAACGACTTGGGATCTATTAAAAAGTGGAATGATGTAAAGGATGGTAAAAAAGAACCATATCATTCAACTTTAGTATCATTAATATTAGGTAGCAAACTAGGCATTGATACCAAGTCAACTTCCTATTTGTCCATATTTACTACTAACAGTCAGTGACAAAAAGCAATTGAATGAATGGTTGAAACCAATAATGTTAGGGTAATAAATCACAGTTATGGGGCCACAGGAAAAGATTTTTACGATTATAAAGAAAACGCCTTTTTTCTTGATTTTTTAGCAAGAAAATATGGTGTTATTAACGTTTTTTCGGCGGGTAACGGTGCAAGAGAATATTCTGATGAGGAATATGAAGACCACCCTTGAATAGATGATGAAAAATTATCTTTAAATTCTATAGTTGTTGGCGCGCTTGATGATAATTCTGAACCTTGAAAAATTGCGAAAAACAAAATTGCTGACTATTCAAATTATAAAACTGGCGAACAATATAATGAATTGGCCAAACCTTTAGTCGTCGCTCCCGGACGGATTTATAATCCTGTTACTAATAATTTTAAGGATGATTTTGTTAACGGAACTAGTTTTGCAGCCCCTATTGTCACTGGCTTAATATCAACACTGCTAAGAGAAAAACCAAATTTAGATAATGATAACAATAGAGTAATAGCATTAAAAGCGATTTTATCTGCTTCGGCAATTTCCCCAGATCATAGTGATTTAACTAAAAAGAGAAATGGTTATTTTGAAAAATATGGGTCAGGCACTCCCGATTTTAAAAATATGTTAAAAGCTAGTGAAAATACCTACTTTATTAGAGACCAAAAAAAATCAGACCAGGAAACAATTTTTACTAGCAAACCATTCTGAGTAAATTCAAATGACAGAATTAAGGCTTCTTTGTCTTGAATGTTTAATGCTGGTCTTTTAAAAAATAAAGTAGCCGCACCTAACAAGAGCAACTACGTAAGTTGATGATGATTTTTAACGCATTTTACTTCGATTGGTTTACCAGTTGCAGGCGCCGCTGCTATTTTAGATGCTAAATCTAAGATTAACCAACATAAAAATGACTTTGACAAATGGTCAGAAACACATATTAATTCTGAACGTTTAAAATTAAAAGCTACTAAAGAAAATCAAAAAGGCGATTTTGTTTCAGATTATGATTTGTATTTGCAAAAACTTGATTCAAATAATAATTGAGTTGATGTTTCTTGGTCAACAAGCATTAAAAGCAATGATGAATTAATTGATTTTAAAGCAGAAAAATCAGGCTACTATCGTCTTTATATCAAAAAATTTAAATCTGTAACTTTTGATAATTCTGTTGAAGATAAATTAGCACTTTCTTATTTGGTTAATAATGAAAAATAG
- a CDS encoding S8 family serine peptidase — protein MKLAKFKKIILLLVFLPSIFLIYHPFFINFITKKYWYASNFSNKIDIREPFAKQLSNSAKIDDFDNQFELKLLLNPNFLSTESKEISNFNLEFIKKIEKLRLKFKEVKSSKILPIVWFYFDTENDREFFVKNSIENSFISRYIVYKNEGDKKIKPLSWYRYNDPFLDSYNYYLPKTPIDNFKESLSKNIKIVNFEEQAKKDKSTYKTPQTKVGAIEVKDEFNYNFMSYFNSNNFHINDLGSTNKWNKPITTKDDEDEPLHSTLVSLILGSKLGIDTKSTSYLSIFTTNGEWQKAIEWMVETNNVRVINHSYGATGEDFYDYKENAFFLDFLARKYGVINVFSAGNGAMERNDGKIVDHPWIDDEKLSLNSIVVGALDGNSEPWKIAKNKIADYSNYKNDQKYYELAKPLVVAPGRIYNPVTNSSKDDFVSGTSFAAPIVTGLISTFLREKPNLDNDDNRLIALKAILSASAISPDHSDVTIKRSGYFEKYGSGTPDFKNMLKASENTYFIRDQKKSEQETIFTSKPFWVNSNDKIKASLSWMFNAGLLKNKVAAPNKSNYVSWWWFLTPFTSIGLPVAGAAAILDAKSKMNQHKNDFDKWSETHINSERLKLETTKENQNGDFVSDYDLYLQKLDSNNNWVDVSWSTSSKSNDELINFKAEKSGNYRLYVKKFKSVTFDNSVEDKLALSYLVHNEN, from the coding sequence ATGAAATTAGCTAAATTTAAAAAAATAATTTTATTATTGGTGTTTTTGCCATCAATTTTTTTAATATATCACCCTTTTTTTATAAATTTTATTACTAAAAAATATTGATATGCTTCAAATTTTAGTAATAAAATCGATATAAGAGAGCCTTTTGCAAAACAGTTAAGTAACTCGGCAAAAATTGATGATTTTGATAATCAATTCGAATTAAAGCTATTGTTAAACCCTAATTTCTTGAGTACTGAGTCTAAAGAAATAAGTAATTTTAATCTTGAATTTATTAAAAAAATAGAAAAATTAAGATTAAAATTCAAAGAAGTTAAGAGCAGTAAAATATTACCAATTGTATGGTTTTATTTTGATACCGAGAATGATAGAGAGTTTTTTGTAAAAAATTCAATAGAAAACTCGTTCATTAGTCGTTACATCGTATATAAAAATGAAGGAGATAAAAAAATAAAGCCTTTAAGTTGGTATCGTTATAATGATCCATTTCTAGATAGTTACAACTATTATTTGCCTAAAACCCCAATTGACAATTTTAAAGAGTCATTATCAAAAAATATTAAGATTGTTAATTTTGAAGAACAGGCTAAAAAGGATAAATCAACTTATAAAACACCACAAACAAAAGTTGGCGCAATTGAAGTTAAGGATGAATTTAACTATAATTTTATGAGTTATTTTAATTCTAATAACTTTCATATTAACGACTTGGGATCTACTAATAAGTGAAATAAACCAATCACAACAAAGGATGATGAAGACGAACCACTTCATTCAACTTTAGTATCATTAATATTAGGTAGTAAACTGGGCATTGATACCAAGTCAACTTCCTATTTGTCTATATTTACTACTAACGGCGAATGACAAAAAGCAATTGAATGAATGGTTGAAACCAATAATGTTAGGGTAATAAATCACAGTTATGGGGCCACAGGAGAAGATTTTTACGATTATAAAGAAAACGCCTTTTTTCTTGATTTTTTAGCAAGAAAATATGGTGTTATTAACGTTTTTTCGGCAGGTAACGGTGCAATGGAAAGAAATGATGGGAAAATTGTGGATCACCCTTGAATAGATGATGAAAAATTATCTTTAAATTCTATAGTTGTTGGCGCGCTTGATGGTAATTCTGAGCCTTGAAAAATTGCCAAAAACAAAATTGCTGACTATTCAAATTATAAAAATGATCAAAAATATTATGAATTGGCCAAACCTTTAGTCGTCGCTCCCGGACGGATTTATAATCCTGTTACTAATAGTTCTAAGGATGATTTTGTTAGCGGAACTAGTTTTGCAGCTCCTATTGTCACTGGTTTAATATCAACATTCCTAAGAGAAAAACCAAATTTAGATAATGATGACAATAGACTAATAGCATTAAAAGCAATTTTATCTGCTTCGGCAATTTCCCCAGATCATAGTGATGTAACTATAAAGAGAAGTGGTTATTTTGAAAAATATGGATCAGGCACTCCCGATTTTAAAAATATGTTAAAAGCTAGTGAAAATACCTACTTTATTAGAGACCAAAAAAAATCAGAGCAGGAAACAATTTTTACTAGCAAACCATTCTGAGTAAATTCAAACGACAAAATTAAAGCTTCTTTATCTTGAATGTTTAATGCTGGTCTTTTAAAGAATAAAGTAGCCGCACCTAACAAGAGCAACTACGTAAGTTGATGATGATTTTTAACACCTTTTACTTCGATTGGTTTACCAGTTGCAGGCGCCGCTGCTATTTTAGATGCTAAATCTAAGATGAACCAACATAAAAATGACTTTGACAAATGGTCAGAAACACATATTAATTCTGAGCGTTTAAAGCTAGAAACTACTAAAGAAAATCAAAATGGCGATTTTGTTTCAGATTATGATTTGTATTTGCAAAAACTTGATTCAAATAATAATTGAGTTGATGTTTCTTGGTCAACAAGTTCTAAAAGTAATGATGAATTAATCAATTTTAAAGCGGAAAAATCAGGCAACTACCGGCTTTATGTCAAAAAATTTAAATCTGTAACTTTTGATAATTCTGTTGAAGATAAATTAGCACTTTCTTATTTGGTTCACAATGAAAACTAA